A window from Bubalus kerabau isolate K-KA32 ecotype Philippines breed swamp buffalo chromosome 5, PCC_UOA_SB_1v2, whole genome shotgun sequence encodes these proteins:
- the SMIM1 gene encoding small integral membrane protein 1 codes for MMEPQESSIRYSRWENSHPDEVHVASGPSTEEASGWQRVSQKLCSGKLGIAMKVLGGVALFWVVFILGYVTGYYVHKCK; via the exons ATGATGGAGCCCCAGGAGAGTAGCATCAGGTACAGCAGGTGGGAGAACAGCCACCCGGATGAAGTCCATGTGGCCAGTGGGCCCAGCACAGAGGAGGCCTCAGGCTGGCAGAG GGTCTCTCAGAAGCTGTGCTCGGGCAAGCTGGGCATCGCCATGAAGGTGCTGGGGGGCGTGGCCCTCTTCTGGGTCGTGTTCATCCTGGGCTACGTCACTGGCTACTACGTGCACAAGTGCAAGTAA
- the LRRC47 gene encoding leucine-rich repeat-containing protein 47, with product MAPSGPDRKLHRVPRKRTGRGCGSGGAMAAAAAVSEAWPELDLAERERRRELLLTGPGLEERVRAAGGRLPPRLFTLPLLHYLEVSGCGSLREPGPGLAQGLPQLHSLVLRRNALGPGLSPELGPLPALRVLDLSGNALEALPPGQGLGPAEPPGLPQLQSLNLSGNRLRELPADLARCAPRLQTLNLTGNRLDAFPAALFLPGALPLLSELAAADNCLRELSPDIAHLASLKTLDLSNNQLSEIPAELADCPKLKDINFRGNRLRDKRLEKMVSGCQTRSILEYLRAGGRGRCRGKAEGPDKEEGRRKRRERKKRESGEGADAVVDEASRLLLRVLHVSENPAVLTVRASPEVRDVRPFFVGAVVRGMDLRPGNALKRFLSCQTKLHEDLCEKRTVATIATHDLGAVRGPLLYAARPPQDFKIIPLGRREVKAKDLVRQLQLEAEEHRKQKKRQNVSGLHRYLHLLDGKEHYPCLVDADGDVISFPPITNSEKTKIKKTTSDLFLEVTSAASLQICKDIMDALILKMAEINKYTLENREEGSLSDPESDAVCGHGSDPKATPGARATGSTPLVVEQVRVVDEEGHLKVVYPSKTDLDFAAAHVTVLR from the exons ATGGCGCCTTCCGGCCCAGACAGGAAGTTGCACCGCGTGCCCCGGAAGCGCACCGGCAGGGGCTGCGGGAGCGGAGGCGCGATGGCGGCTGCGGCTGCGGTGTCGGAGGCCTGGCCCGAGCTGGACCTAGCGGAGCGGGAGCGGCGGCGGGAGCTGCTGCTGACGGGGCCCGGACTGGAGGAACGGGTGCGCGCGGCGGGCGGGCGGCTGCCTCCGCGGCTCTTCACCCTACCGCTGCTGCATTACCTGGAGGTGAGCGGCTGCGGGAGCCTGCGCGAGCCAGGCCCAGGCCTGGCGCAAGGCCTCCCGCAGCTGCACAGCCTCGTGCTGCGGCGCAACGCGCTGGGGCCCGGCCTGAGTCCAGAGCTTGGCCCGCTGCCCGCGCTGCGTGTGCTCGACCTGTCGGGCAACGCGCTGGAGGCGCTGCCACCGGGCCAGGGCCTAGGCCCCGCCGAGCCGCCGGGCCTCCCGCAGCTGCAGAGCCTCAACCTTAGCGGCAACCGGCTGCGCGAGCTGCCGGCCGACCTGGCGCGGTGCGCGCCGCGCTTGCAGACCCTCAACCTCACCGGCAACCGCCTGGACGCCTTCCCCGCCGCGCTTTTCCTCCCCGGCGCGCTGCCGCTGCTCAGCGAACTGGCGGCGGCTGACAACTGCCTCCGGGAGCTCAGCCCTGACATCGCCCACCTGGCGTCGCTCAAG ACACTGGACCTGTCCAACAACCAGCTGAGTGAGATCCCGGCGGAGCTGGCTGACTGCCCAAAGCTCAAGGACATCAACTTCCGAGGAAACAGGCTGCGAGACAAACGCCTGGAGAAGATGGTCAGCGGCTGCCAGACCAGGTCCATCCTGGAGTACCTGCGTGCTGGGGGCCGCGGCAGGTGCCGGGGCAAGGCCGAGGGCCCTGACAAGGAGGAGGGCCGGCGGAAGAGGCGGGAGCGGAAGAAGAGGGAGAGTGGCGAGGGCGCAGACGCGGTAGTGGACGAGGCCAGCCGACTGCTGCTCCGGGTCCTGCACGTGTCAGAGAACCCCGCCGTGCTGACCGTCCGGGCAAGCCCCGAGGTCAGGGATGTGCGGCCGTTCTTTGTGGGCGCTGTCGTGCGGGGCATGGATCTGCGGCCCGGGAACGCACTGAAGCGGTTCCTGTCCTGCCAG ACGAAGCTGCACGAGGACCTCTGTGAGAAGAGGACGGTGGCCACCATCGCAACCCACGACCTCGGAGCTGTCCGGGGGCCCCTGCTCTACGCTGCCCGCCCCCCACAGGACTTCAAG ATCATCCCCCTGGGGCGCCGAGAGGTCAAGGCCAAGGACCTGGTGCGACAGCTGCAGCTGGAGGCCGAGGAGCACAGGAAGCAGAAGAAGCGGCAGAACGTGTCGGGCCTGCACAG GTACCTGCACTTGCTGGACGGGAAGGAGCACTACCCCTGCCTCGTGGATGCAGACGGTGACGTGATCTCCTTCCCACCAATCACGAACAGCGAGAAGACCAAG attaagAAAACCACAAGTGATCTGTTTCTGGAAGTGACGAGCGCCGCCAGCCTGCAGATTTGCAAAGATATCATGGACGCACTCATCCTG aaaatggcagaaatcaacaagtACACTCTGGAAAACAGAGAGGAAGGTTCCCTCTCGGACCCCGAGTCTGACGCCGTCTGTGGACACGGCTCGGACCCCAAGGCGACTCCAGGTGCCAGAGCGACAGGGAGCACCCCGCTGGTGGTGGAGCAGGTCCGGGTGGTGGACGAGGAGGGGCACCTGAAGGTGGTGTACCCATCCAAGACGGACTTGGACTTCGCCGCTGCCCATGTGACCGTGCTGCGCTGA